In Scomber scombrus chromosome 17, fScoSco1.1, whole genome shotgun sequence, the following proteins share a genomic window:
- the sprtn gene encoding DNA-dependent metalloprotease SPRTN, with amino-acid sequence MDDDFLLAIQLQEQFNAEYESSVFPSNSSGDNDFGHSSKKRRVEVAGGGGSSSDVVPYWKPTPQPERPLSIVDESWETLDPNPDVRAMFLEFNDTFFWGKLCGVEVKWSSRMTLCAGVCSYEGRGGLCSIRLSAPLLKLRPRKDLVQTLLHEMIHALLFVTQNNRDRDGHGPEFCKHMNRINEATGTSISVYHSFHDEVDVYRQHWWRCDGPCQNRKPYFGYVKRAMNRAPSSLDPWWEDHRRTCGGTYTKVKEPEGYGKKGKKNGKTDGKTSEKKPSGTGKPSSTTTGSGSQDIRNIIPFSGKGFSLGGKSSTSSSLFNKPPVPAGKTAPSSSISSPRKPLTPSSPAKGLNTPVGSSLNNPTTGVSSTFPSIRPVASGGQKPPIKRSVSNTRVFVSVNGSPVRLPKPHSTLSSSQGADRIKQKSIGGLFNITGLRKSTSQSSTSISTTDTKRDSLMSPKGTMGATSAPSFFPKQSSNHSSSTSSISKPNPNNSNHSKYPPVIPTKGSQAKPTQSKYFHDSTRDSKPGASSGGQVSRKRPLDDSGGSASILNFFHKTLSSDSDTSRESVKIEAPAMQQRTATATATSSTSSSSSVMMVSCPVCQAKVQESKINAHLDSCLS; translated from the exons ATGGATGATGATTTTCTGCTTGCTATCCAGCTTCAGGAGCAGTTTAACGCTGAATATGAGTCGTCAGTATTTCCATCAAACAGCTCTGGGGATAATGACTTCGGACACAGCAGTAAGAAACGGAGAGTGGAGGTAGCAGGAGGGggcggcagcagcagcgatGTTGTCCCCTACTGGAAGCCGACCCCGCAGCCTGAGAGGCCGCTGTCCATCGTGGATGAGTCCTGGGAGACGCTGGACCCCAACCCCGATGTCAGAGCCATGTTCCTGgagttcaacgacacgttcttCTGGGGGAAACTCTGCGGAGTGGAGGTGAAGTGGAGCTCCAGGATGACACT gtgtgctggtgtgtgttcATATGAGGGTCGAGGTGGACTGTGTTCGATCAGACTCAGTGCACCTCTGCTGAAGCTGAGACCTCGAAAAGACTTGGTGCAG ACTCTTCTCCACGAAATGATCCACGCGCTCCTGTTTGTGACCCAGAACAACCGAGACCGTGACGGTCATGGACCCGAGTTCTGCAAACACATGAACCGTATCAACGAGGCCACTGGGACGAGTATTTCT GTTTACCACAGCTTCCACGATGAGGTGGATGTGTACCGGCAGCACTGGTGGCGATGCGACGGGCCCTGTCAGAACCGCAAACCCTACTTTGGCTATGTGAAGAGGGCCATGAATCGAGCGCCGTCTTCTCTGGACCCATGGTGGGAGGATCATCGGAGGACGTGTGGCGGGACGTACACCAAGGTCAAGGAGCCTGAAGGATacggaaaaaaaggaaagaagaatggAAAAACTGATGGGAAAACCTCAGAGAAGAAGCCCTCCGGAACTGGAAAGCCTTCGAGTACAACTACAG GTTCTGGATCTCAGGATATAAGAAACATCATACCATTTAGTGGCAAAGGCTTCTCACTAGGAGGAAAGTCCTCCACGTCTTCCTCACTATTTAACAAGCCTCCAGTGCCTGCTGGGAAAACAGCTCCATCCAGCTCCATCTCCTCTCCCAGGAAACCCCTCACCCCTTCATCTCCAGCTAAAGGGCTCAATACTCCTGTTGGCTCAAGCCTGAACAACCCAACCACAGGAGTCTCTAGCACCTTTCCTTCCATTAGACCAGTAGCCTCTGGGGGGCAAAAGCCACCCATAAAGAGGTCCGTCAGTAACACAAGGGTGTTTGTCAGCGTCAACGGGTCACCGGTGAGACTGCCAAAACCCCACAGCACCCTGAGCAGCAGCCAAGGAGCAGATAGAATCAAACAGAAGTCCATTGGGGGCCTTTTCAACATTACAGGCCTCAGGAAGTCCACGAGTCAATCCTCAACCTCAATCTCAACCACAGACACTAAAAGAGATTCACTGATGTCACCAAAAGGTACTATGGGTGCTACCTCtgccccttccttcttccctaaaCAATCTAGCAACCATTCATCTTCCACCTCCAGCATATCCAAGCCTAATCCCAACAATTCCAACCATTCCAAATATCCACCCGTCATTCCAACCAAAGGCAGCCAAGCCAAACCAACACAGTCCAAGTATTTCCACGATTCTACCAGAGACAGTAAACCAGGAGCTTCCAGCGGGGGTCAGGTATCGAGGAAGAGGCCGCTGGACGATAGCGGCGGCTCAGCCAGCATCTTAAACTTCTTCCATAAGACATTAAGCAGCGATTCAGATACCTCAAGGGAGTCGGTAAAGATAGAAGCACCTGCAATGCAGCAAAGAACTGCCACCGCTACCGctacctcctccacctcctcctcctcttcggtGATGATGGTCAGCTGCCCCGTTTGCCAAGCAAAGGTGCAGGAGTCGAAGATCAATGCACATCTTGATTCCTGCCTCTCCTGA